From one Candidatus Poribacteria bacterium genomic stretch:
- a CDS encoding STAS domain-containing protein: SALEHAIDSSERETPSLIVVIDEVRRMDSSALGALVYAQSHARTRGGRMAVVGGTSDIARLLELSQLTAVLERFPDLQSALASLEPSNQGNS; encoded by the coding sequence GCTCGGCGCTCGAGCACGCCATCGACAGCTCGGAGCGCGAGACCCCGTCCCTGATCGTCGTCATCGACGAAGTGCGACGTATGGATAGCTCGGCACTCGGAGCGCTCGTGTATGCACAGTCCCATGCCCGCACGCGAGGTGGACGCATGGCGGTCGTCGGTGGGACCAGCGACATCGCGAGGTTGTTGGAGCTCTCGCAGTTGACGGCGGTGCTCGAACGCTTCCCCGATCTCCAGTCCGCACTGGCGAGCCTTGAGCCCAGCAACCAAGGCAACTCATGA